A section of the Telopea speciosissima isolate NSW1024214 ecotype Mountain lineage chromosome 3, Tspe_v1, whole genome shotgun sequence genome encodes:
- the LOC122656822 gene encoding formin-like protein 7 has protein sequence MLGKDPPPLLENNGKFSNSIKIVKKDAHSIRLKLAVGGMPEKIVTAFQAVHDEHFNEDTALNKCKATVRHVEKMEKDVDNACIQGNQQGPTFANELQERENFLQQCIDQLESVEATRVALVAQLKEALQDQETKLELIRTQLQVAHAQIDQATNMRQRLASATVSRPSPTSMSTLPAETMNIVEPNPLQVQPTSSTPQHPLTHPVTFFAASKPTAEEDPKKAAAAAVAAKLAASTSSAQMLTSVLSSLVAEEAASMNGGSHSGVFGNSLPLSREKRPKLEKPMLVSEMGSTTYFANVQQKQLTNSPLAPGQASTMSMQPMSQASQVQSPFPPPLPLPPPPSHAHQYVQSTGMMAGVMPYGYGATSLPPPPPPLPAHIAMGLARPGNQPQQQPATGSYYQPPGTGFYGQNLQPTTPPVPRQ, from the exons ATGCTTGGTAAAGATCCTCCACCATTATTGGAGAacaatggaaaattttcaaattcaatcaagaTAGTAAAGAAGGATGCTCACTCAATAAGACTA AAATTGGCTGTTGGAGGTATGCCTGAAAAAATAGTTACTGCCTTTCAAGCTGTACATGATGAACATTTCAATGAAGACACTGCTCTAAACAAATGTAAAGCTACTGTTCGTCATGtggaaaagatggagaaagatgTTGACAATGCCTGCATCCAAG GAAATCAACAGGGTCCAACATTCGCAAATGAATTACAAGAACGGGAAAATTTCCTGCAGCAATGCATTGATCAACTTGAAAGTGTTGAAGCAACCAGAGTAGCTTTGGTTGCTCAGCTGAAAGAAGCTCTTCAAGACCAG GAAACGAAGCTAGAGCTTATTCGCACACAATTGCAA GTTGCTCATGCTCAGATAGACCAAGCAActaatatgagacagaggctcGCTTCAGCCACAGTTTCTCGTCCCAGCCCAACCTCCATGTCCACTCTACCAGCTGAAACAATGAATATTGTTGAACCTAACCCACTCCAAGTTCAACCAACAAGCAGCACACCTCAACATCCCTTGACCCACCCTGTCACTTTTTTTGCAGCTTCAAAACCTACAGCTGAAGAAGATCCCAAGAAAGCGGCGGCAGCAGCTGTTGCAGCCAAGCTTGCTGCCTCTACGTCTTCTGCACAAATGCTCACCTCTGTGCTATCATCACTGGTTGCAGAAGAAGCAGCTTCTATGAATGGTGGCTCACACTCTGGAGTCTTTGGAAATAGTTTGCCTCTCTCCAGAGAAAAACGTCCCAAGCTTGAGAAACCAATGCTGGTTTCAGAAATGGGCAGTACAACATACTTCGCTAATGTACAACAGAAACAATTAACCAATTCTCCCCTCGCCCCTGGCCAAGCCTCAACCATGAGTATGCAGCCTATGTCCCAAGCCAGTCAAGTACAGTCTCCATTCCCACCACCTTTACCACTACCACCCCCACCCTCCCACGCCCACCAATATGTACAATCCACAGGTATGATGGCTGGAGTGATGCCTTATGGGTATGGTGCTACAAGcctacctcctcctcctcctcccttgCCTGCACACATAGCAATGGGTTTAGCACGACCAGGGAATCAGCCACAGCAGCAGCCAGCAACAGGAAGTTATTACCAGCCACCAGGTACTGGATTCTATGGGCAGAACCTTCAGCCGACAACTCCACCAGTTCCTCGGCAGTGA